Below is a genomic region from Gemmatimonadaceae bacterium.
TCATCGCTCAGAATTCCGACACCGTCCGCAAGCTCACAGCGGTTGCTACCAGTCGGGCGGCCGAGTGGAACCAACCGGGCCGGATGACGGCCTCGGTCCCCATTCGCTCAGCTCCACTCGCGCGGCCGGATTCGGTCGAGGTCATCGCCGAAGCGATCGAGCGCCTCGGGGATTCGAGCCGCACGGAACCTGGAGTTCCGAGGGGGCGCCGGCGAACGGGCCGGTTCACAGCTGTCCGGATGCCGGTGTACGACCGTTTCCGTCCCACGCTTTTTGCGCCGCCACCTTTGGCATACGTGCTGGCACCGGGCGATACACAGGCGGTGCGGCTCCTGAGATTGCACGGCGTCAGGGTTGATTCCCTTGCCGCGACTCGGCTGGCAGTCGCCGAGACTTTCGTCGCCGATAGCGCGATTGCGTCCTCGCGGCCGTTTCAGGGGCATCGCGAGCTTCGTGTCGCAGGGCGCTGGATGAGTGAGCGGCGCGAGCTGCGGTCTGGCTCGTACATAGTACCGACGCGCCAACCCTTGGGTTCGATTATAATCTACCTGCTCGAACCCTTGAGCGATGACGGGCTCGTCACCTGGAACCTCTACGACGACGCATTCCGTTCCGGGGGTGCCTACCCCGTGCTCAGGGTGATGAGCGACCCCCAGCCTGCACCCCGTCAGCCAAAAGTCGAATAGATGCTTCGCAACGCCCTGCTCTACCTGTCCAGTCAACCCAAAGTATTCAGCTTCGTCCGGCACAACCGAATGGCAAAGGGCTTCGCCTCACGCTTCGTTGCCGGCGAGACGCTGGACAGTGCACTCGCCGCGGTGAAGAAGCTCAACGACAAGGGAATCACCGCCTCTCTCGACCTCCTCGGAGAAAGCGTTCGAAACGAGAAGGAAGCTCGTGAATCCGCGCGCCAGTACATCCGAATGCTCGATCGAATCAGGGAGACCCGGCTCGACGCCAACGTATCGGTGAAGCTAACGGCGATGGGGCTCGACCTTGCCGAAGACCTCTGCATTGCGAACATGCAGGACATCCTCGAGTGCGCGCGGAAGAATGAGACCTTCGTTCGCATCGACATGGAGGGTAGCGACTACACGCAAAAAACCCTCGACATCTTCCATGAGCGGCTCTTCCCGTCGTTCAGGGGAAATGTCGGAATCGTTCTGCAGAGCTATCTCTATCGGGCGTTTCAGGACGCGCAGGAGGCAAACACCGCCGGCGCGCGCGTCCGGCTTTGCAAGGGGGCGTACAAGGAGCCCGTTTCGGTTGCGTACCCCGACAAGGCCGACGTCGACGACTCCTATCTCCGCTGCATGCGCGCGCTGCTGCTGGACGGCAACTACCCCGGCATTGCAACTCACGATGAGCGCATGGTGCGCGAGACGAAACGATTCGCGCGCGACAATCAGGTCGATTCGAGCCGCTTCGAGTTCCAGATGCTCTATGGTGTGCGCCGTGATCTGCAGGAAAAGCTCGTGCGCGAAGGGTACAGAATGCGTGTCTACGTTCCATTCGGGACGCAGTGGTATCCCTATCTCATGCGGCGCCTCGCGGAACGGCCGGCGAACGTCGCATTCATCACCGGAAACGTCCTGAAGGAGATGGTCGGGCGGAACCGCACTTAGCATGGGCCAGTTCCTTCCCGCCGATCATTCGCTTGGCGACGCCAACACCATTGGTGGTTACATGGCGGTACACGCCAGGCCCGCGGCGTTCGAGGGGAAGGATGGCGCGTCGTACAGCGTGGAGATTCTCGCCGACCAGACCGGCGAGAGCGAGAGACCATTCGCCGCGTACCTCCTCTTCGTGAAGTGGCGTGAAGGAGACCCCGTCGCTGCGGGGCATCTCGAGACCGATTATCTGGCGTACGGTACGACGGAAGCCGCGGCGCTCGCCGAGCTCGGGGCGATGAAGCTGAGCGAAGTGCGAAGCCTGCTCGATCTACTCATCGCAGAGCGGGCGGCAATCGAGTCGGATCGCACTCCTGATGACGTCAGGTGGTGGGATGCGATGCGCGGCGAAGGCGACGTGTGACCGGCGCTCCGAGACGATCGCGCGAGACCGGCGTCGTGATGAAAGGGACTGGGGGAATCTGGCAGGTCCGAACGGGCAAGGGCGAGACACTCGACGCCTCTCTTCGGGGGCGACTGAAGAAAGAACGGAACGACATCCTCAAGCTGGCTGTTGGCGACGATGTGGTCGTCGAGCGCGACGCCGATGCAAGCTGGGCGATCTCCGAGATTCTGCCGCGGCGGTCGCAGCTCGCGCGGCGGTTGCCCGGCGAAGGCCGCGGCGAGCGGATTGTCGCCGCGAACATAGACCAGGTCGTGGTGGTGTTCGCAGCCGCGAATCCCGAGCCTCACGTCCGGATGCTCGACCGGTTTCTCGTGATAGCCGAGGGAAACGATCTTCACGCGCGGGTGGTGATCAACAAGATCGAGCTGGTGAATCGTGCTGAAACGGAAAAGCGCTTCGCCGACTATGGCCGCGCTGGATATCCGGTTCACTTCACGAGCGTGAAGCAGGGCGTGGGACTCGACGAGCTTCACGACGCGCTCGCGGGACGAACGTCGGTGCTGAGCGGGCCTTCGGGCGTCGGAAAGTCGTCGCTGATGAACTCGATGTATCCCGGCTTGAATTTGCGGGTCGGTGAGATCAGCGAGTCGGTGAACAAGGGCCGGCATACGACCGTCGGCGCTGTCCTGCATCCGTTGCCCCACTCGGGGCACGTCGTCGATACGCCCGGCCTCCGCGAAGTAGGGATGTGGGGAATGCCGTCGGAGGACCTCGACAAGTGCTTCCCGGAGCTCAGGCCGTATGTCGGCAAGTGTCGCTTCAACGACTGCACGCACCTGGCTGAGCCGGGTTGTGCCGTTACGGCGGCGGTCGAGTCGGGCGAGGTTTCACGCGAGAGATTCGAGAGCTACGCGAAGCTCCGCGGAGAGCTGGGAGAATCGGAGAAGAAGCTGGTGGACTACAGTCAGACTGCCAGGACGAGGAAAAGACGCTAGCAGACCACTGCGGATGGACTGCGGAGGCCACCGGTCGTGCGATTGGGCTTCCACTGCCGATTATCCGATAACGCCTTGGCGCATTCTCCTCGGCAATGTGACCAATGCCGAGTGGACTCCCGCGGGGCGGAGGAAGTAAGATATGGGTATGGCGATCGCAATGCCGCGTTATACCGTCGACGACCTGAGATGTACATCCCACCTTCCGAGCGGGTGAAAATCTGGTAGCTGCGGAAGTGCACTGCGGACTGCGGTACTACACTGCGGACTGCGGACTAAACTGCGGACTGCGGTACTACTCTGCGGACTGCGGTACTACGCTGCGGACTGCGGACTAAGGATCAGTTACAAACTGCGGAAGCCGCCGGCGGCGAAGTTTAGGGCCTGGCGGCGGACCTCGGGCGGATCAAGCGATCGCGCTCTCGCGGGATGATTGCCAGGAGGAGCCGGCGGATCTCTTCGAGCGCTCGTGCCCGTGCCTTTACGATTTCATCGCCGAGGACGGCCACTGATGCGTCGTACCAAACCATGCTCTCGCGGGCGGAGCCTAGCGCATATTCGTAAAATCGGACGTGGTCGCGGCCTGAGCTACGCGAATAACCCTCCCCGAGATTGGCCCCAATCGAACCAACAGCAGCATAAAGCTGTCCCGCAACTTTTTCCGTGACACGATGATGTTTCAGCGTCTCGCAATCATTCCAGGCGAGCTGAATCAGCTCGGTGTAAAGCTGATACACTCTCATTCTCGACAGGGGATCCCGAATCCAATGTTCCGCCAGGCCGTCCGCATTTGCCATTATGCGGAAGGTATCGTCTTGACACAGGCTGGTCGGTTCGGAAACACGCCGAAGAAAGCGAAACCTCGCAGGCAGAACGAGGAAGCCGACCAGTTCCGCGGCCCGCAGTTTGATCCGCAGTCCGCAGCGTAGTACCGCAGTCCGCAGTTTAGTCCGTAGTCCGCAGTGTCGTAGTACCGCAGTCCGCAGCGCGCTTCCGCAGTCCGCAGTGCAGTACGCAATAAACTGTTACCGCATGACCTCCCCAAGAAAATTCTCAATCGCGTACGTACTCAACTGGCCGCATGGCCCGTTGAAGTTGTAATCGCACCCGTGCGTTGCCCACGGGAGCCGCAGAAGGAAGTGCGGCCGATTCGCGGCCGCCAGCTTCGCAGCGAGGCGCTCGCTCTGTCGCACCCACACGAGCTCGTCCTTTTCACCGTGTATCAGCAGTGTCGGCACCGTCGAGGCTGAAACGAAATTGATTGGAGACGCTGTCCGGTACGCCTCCGGCTTCGTGCGCGGATTCCCGGCGAGATACGCTTCAAGAATCTCCGTGCTGTTGAGAACCCGCGGATTCGAAGGATTCTCGTAGCCGAACACCTGGTCCGACGGAGCGTAGAGCGCGGCCGCTCCGCGAATTGCCGGATCCCTCGCCGTGTACGCCGCCAGGAGCGCGAGCTGCCCGCCGGCTGAGCGGCCAACGAGGGCTATTCTGCTCGCATCGACCCCAAAGCGGGCCGCATTCGATTTCAGGAACTGGATTGCGCTCCTTACGTCCTCGCTCGCAGCGGGATGGGGAAACTGGGGCGCAAAGCGATAGCTCACGGCCGCTACCGCGTAGCCATGCGCTGCGAGGTAGCGATTCAGCTCGCGGAGATCAGCCCGCGACCCGCCCCGCCATGATCCGCCGTGAATCATGACCACGAGCGGCAGAAGATCACCTGCTTGTCTCGTCGGCCGATAAAGATCGAGACCCAGCGGCTTTCCATTCCGCCGCACATAGGTCATTGTGTCGACGCGAACCGAAGGCGAGCGAACGCCAGTGAACAGCTCACGGTGTACGAACGGCGTTGTCCGCGCCGGCGCGTCCTGCGTCTGCCTCGGGTTCCTGCCTCCGAACGCGGAAATCAGCTGACCGGGAAGAGTTTCCGCGATCGGCGAAGCGCGGAGAAGCGGTGAGAGCGCCAGCGCAACGGCGATTAATGCGAGGACTGCGGAAAGCCTGCCCGGAAGGGTCTTCCACCATCCCGGCAAGAGGAGGATCAAGGCGGCGATCAGCGCCAGCACATGCCCCCACTCCGTGACGCCGATGGACAGCTGCCATCCCAGATAGGTCGGGGCAGGCAAAACAGCGAGCAGCGAGACAGCGAATAACACCAGCGCGAGGAGGAGCCGAACGTAGTTCACGGCCCGCACCCCGCCGATCGCAGGATCATTCCGACTCTGATGCCAGCTCTACCGTCCACTCAACCGGGACATCGGGACGCAGCGAATCCCTCACCGAGCAGTACTTCGTGACTGCAAGCTCCACCGCACGCTCGGCGTGCACTCGCTCAATACCCGTCCCTCCGATCCGGTAGGACATCATCACGTGCTCCAGACGGCGGGGAATCGTGTTCACTCTGTTCGCCACGACATCTATCTCGAGCGACTCCACTGGCGTTCTCCGTTTGGCCAGTATGTCGACCACGTCAACAGCGGTGCACGACGCCAGCGAAGCCAGCAGACCGTCCACCGGGCTTGGCCCGGTCATCCCGTCTCCGTCGAATCGCACGGCGGGTCGGCCAGGACGTCCGACGTCGAACTTGCGTTCGCTCACCCATTTCAGTTGGACTCGAGACGGCCTGCCCTTGGCAGCCGCCTCCTGGAGCCCCTCGGTTGAGGCGCGGAACCCGCCGGACGTTGGGGGGCCGGTCACTTTGGACCGCCCCTCTCGATCGGTGCACGAACGGCGTTGCCCCATTCCGTCCAGCTCCCATCATAGTTACGAACTTTCTCGTAGCCGAGGAGCTTCGTGAGAACGAACCAAGTATGTGACGATCGCTCACCGATGCGGCAGTAGGCGATGACGTCGTCGTTGGGCCGGAGCCCCTGCTCCTTCTCATAGATCGCGCGCAGCTCGAACGCGGATTTGAACGTTCCGTCGGGATTCGCCGCGCGAGCCCACGGGACACTCTTTGCTCCGACGATATGGCCGCCGCGGAGCGTTCCCTCCTGCGGATAGTCGGGCATGTGCGTTTTGGCCCCGCTGTACTCGTCGGGTGACCGAACGTCCACCAGCGGCTTGCCACGTTCCGAGTGCTCTCGAACCTGATGGAAGAATGCGCGAATCTCGTCGTCCGACCGCTGAGGCGCCTTGTAATCCGTGTTGTCGAACTTCGGCATTTCCGTTGTCATCGGACGCGTTTCCTGTTCCCACTTGATGCGGCCGCCGTCGAGCAGCTTCGCGTTGGTGAATCCGAAAAGCTGGAACACCCAGTACGCGTAAGCTGCCCACCAGTTGTTCTTGTCGCCGTAAAAGATGACGGTAGTGCTCTCGTCTATTCCTTTCGACCGGAGCAGCGTCTCGAACTGCTCCGACGAGACGTAGTCACGTAGAACGGGGTCGTTCAGGTCTTCGTGCCAGTCGACCTTCTGCGCGCCGGGAATGTGGCCGGTGTCGTAGAGAAGAACATCCTCGTCGCTTTCGATGATTCGGATGCCGGGATCGTCGAGGTGGGCGGCCAGCCACTCGGTGCTGACGAGTACTTCGGGGTGAGTGTATCCCTTCTGCGCGATGGACTGATCATCGTCCCGCGTCGGTGTCGTTACCGGCATGATGGCTCCTGTTATTGCGCGTATTCTCAAACAACGCTTGCCTTGCGCGACTGTCAACCGGAGCACGACTGCCTCATCTTACGCCATGGGCCAGTACCGTCATCACGTCTTTGTCTGCACGAGTGGAAAAACGTGCCCGCTCGCGAAGTCGGCTGAAGTGCATGCAACGCTCAAAAGGGAGGTGGCCGCAGCCGGAATTCGTGACGCGGTTCGCGTGAATCATTCCGGGTGCATGAGCCAATGCGGGCATGGGCCGATGGTTGTCGTCTACCCGGATGACATCTGGTACGCGGCGGTGGACGAAGCGGGCGCCCGCCGCATTGTCACAGAGCACCTCATCGGCGGGCGCGTTGTAACCGATTATCTCTACATCGCGCCGCCGGGCGATAACAAGCTGCCGGGCACGGAATGAAGCGACCGCGGACTGATTCGCGCGCTGGCTAGCTGGCCCACATGGCGATGGAAATCCGCGAGCCGGTCATGGAGCCGTATTCCCACCATGTTCTGGTATGTACCGGCAGCTTTTGCTCGCCCGAGCGACGCGGCCGCGCACTGTACGCGCACCTCGCCGAGCTCCTGGAGCGGGAGGATCTTCTCTTCGGGCCCACGCGCGTGAAGCGTGGCGAGACGCCGTGCCTCGGCGTCTGTGCAGGAGGGCCGATCGTGGTGGTTTATCCCGAAGGCGTATGGTACGGCAACGTCACATTCGACTTACTGGAGCGGATCGTAGTCGAGCATCTCAAGAACGGACGCGTCGTCCACGAAGCGGTATTCCATCGCCTCGCACCGATAAGAAAGGTCTAAACAGAGAAAGACAAGACAGGAGCCGGCAGAGGTGCAGGAAGCGGCTTGGAGGTGCGACCGCGAAGGACAGCGTCGGGTGAGGCCGCAGAAACCATCTATCCTGGTGTAGTCAGCTGCAACCTGGCGGCCGAAAATTCTGCCGGCTCCCAGCATGCTCTTCTCTGTTTACAGATTGATTTACAAATG
It encodes:
- a CDS encoding four helix bundle protein, whose translation is MANADGLAEHWIRDPLSRMRVYQLYTELIQLAWNDCETLKHHRVTEKVAGQLYAAVGSIGANLGEGYSRSSGRDHVRFYEYALGSARESMVWYDASVAVLGDEIVKARARALEEIRRLLLAIIPRERDRLIRPRSAARP
- a CDS encoding (2Fe-2S) ferredoxin domain-containing protein, which codes for MAMEIREPVMEPYSHHVLVCTGSFCSPERRGRALYAHLAELLEREDLLFGPTRVKRGETPCLGVCAGGPIVVVYPEGVWYGNVTFDLLERIVVEHLKNGRVVHEAVFHRLAPIRKV
- a CDS encoding alpha/beta hydrolase → MNYVRLLLALVLFAVSLLAVLPAPTYLGWQLSIGVTEWGHVLALIAALILLLPGWWKTLPGRLSAVLALIAVALALSPLLRASPIAETLPGQLISAFGGRNPRQTQDAPARTTPFVHRELFTGVRSPSVRVDTMTYVRRNGKPLGLDLYRPTRQAGDLLPLVVMIHGGSWRGGSRADLRELNRYLAAHGYAVAAVSYRFAPQFPHPAASEDVRSAIQFLKSNAARFGVDASRIALVGRSAGGQLALLAAYTARDPAIRGAAALYAPSDQVFGYENPSNPRVLNSTEILEAYLAGNPRTKPEAYRTASPINFVSASTVPTLLIHGEKDELVWVRQSERLAAKLAAANRPHFLLRLPWATHGCDYNFNGPCGQLSTYAIENFLGEVMR
- the rsgA gene encoding ribosome small subunit-dependent GTPase A, with the protein product MTGAPRRSRETGVVMKGTGGIWQVRTGKGETLDASLRGRLKKERNDILKLAVGDDVVVERDADASWAISEILPRRSQLARRLPGEGRGERIVAANIDQVVVVFAAANPEPHVRMLDRFLVIAEGNDLHARVVINKIELVNRAETEKRFADYGRAGYPVHFTSVKQGVGLDELHDALAGRTSVLSGPSGVGKSSLMNSMYPGLNLRVGEISESVNKGRHTTVGAVLHPLPHSGHVVDTPGLREVGMWGMPSEDLDKCFPELRPYVGKCRFNDCTHLAEPGCAVTAAVESGEVSRERFESYAKLRGELGESEKKLVDYSQTARTRKRR
- a CDS encoding proline dehydrogenase family protein, whose translation is MLRNALLYLSSQPKVFSFVRHNRMAKGFASRFVAGETLDSALAAVKKLNDKGITASLDLLGESVRNEKEARESARQYIRMLDRIRETRLDANVSVKLTAMGLDLAEDLCIANMQDILECARKNETFVRIDMEGSDYTQKTLDIFHERLFPSFRGNVGIVLQSYLYRAFQDAQEANTAGARVRLCKGAYKEPVSVAYPDKADVDDSYLRCMRALLLDGNYPGIATHDERMVRETKRFARDNQVDSSRFEFQMLYGVRRDLQEKLVREGYRMRVYVPFGTQWYPYLMRRLAERPANVAFITGNVLKEMVGRNRT
- a CDS encoding sulfurtransferase; translated protein: MPVTTPTRDDDQSIAQKGYTHPEVLVSTEWLAAHLDDPGIRIIESDEDVLLYDTGHIPGAQKVDWHEDLNDPVLRDYVSSEQFETLLRSKGIDESTTVIFYGDKNNWWAAYAYWVFQLFGFTNAKLLDGGRIKWEQETRPMTTEMPKFDNTDYKAPQRSDDEIRAFFHQVREHSERGKPLVDVRSPDEYSGAKTHMPDYPQEGTLRGGHIVGAKSVPWARAANPDGTFKSAFELRAIYEKEQGLRPNDDVIAYCRIGERSSHTWFVLTKLLGYEKVRNYDGSWTEWGNAVRAPIERGGPK
- a CDS encoding (2Fe-2S) ferredoxin domain-containing protein; the encoded protein is MGQYRHHVFVCTSGKTCPLAKSAEVHATLKREVAAAGIRDAVRVNHSGCMSQCGHGPMVVVYPDDIWYAAVDEAGARRIVTEHLIGGRVVTDYLYIAPPGDNKLPGTE
- a CDS encoding OsmC family protein, coding for MTGPSPVDGLLASLASCTAVDVVDILAKRRTPVESLEIDVVANRVNTIPRRLEHVMMSYRIGGTGIERVHAERAVELAVTKYCSVRDSLRPDVPVEWTVELASESE